From Gracilimonas sp.:
GGCTGAGTCCTGAGCTGGCTGACCAATATATTGCCGGGGCAATCCTGCTGGGAGCCGCTCCTTGTACGGCTATGGTGTTTGTATGGTCCTATTTATCGGACGGAGATCCTAATTATACCCTGGTGCAAGTCTCGGTAAATGACTTGCTGATATTGGTATTGTTCATTCCTATTGTTGGTCTGTTGCTGGGTATTACGGATATTATCATTCCGTGGAATACATTGGCAGCCTCCATTATCGTTTTTGTGGTGATTCCATTAGTAGCGGGTTATCTGACACAAAAAGTGGCCATCGCTAAAAAAGGGAAGCAGTGGTACACCGAAACCTTCCTGCCAAAGTTCAAACCTGTTTCCATTTCAGCATTATTGATCACATTGATTCTGCTGTTTGCTTACCAGGGAGAACGCATTATATCACAGCCTTTGGATATCATCTTCATTGCCATCCCTCTGATCATCCAGACATATTTCATCTTTGGAATCGCATGGTTTGGGGGAAAGTGGATCGGGTTGCCGTATCAGGTTTGTGCACCGGGATCTATGATCGGGGCCAGTAACTTTTTTGAGCTTGCAGTTGCCGTGGCTATCGCTTTATTCGGACTGCAGTCTGGTGCAGCTTTAGTAACCGTTGTTGGTGTTTTGATTGAAGTGCCTGTGATGCTATCGCTGGTAAGATTTGCTAACAGCAAGCGAGCAAGCTACTGATACACGTAACGAGGGTAGTTTATCTGATTTCTGCTAATTGTGGA
This genomic window contains:
- the arsB gene encoding ACR3 family arsenite efflux transporter, with product MSNSEKTMDFFERYLTVWVLLCIGIGIGVGYLAGDSIEVISRWEIYKVNIPVAVLIWLMIYPMMLQVDFASLKEIGKSPKGVVWTVIINWAIKPFTMAFFAWIFFDQLYSAWLSPELADQYIAGAILLGAAPCTAMVFVWSYLSDGDPNYTLVQVSVNDLLILVLFIPIVGLLLGITDIIIPWNTLAASIIVFVVIPLVAGYLTQKVAIAKKGKQWYTETFLPKFKPVSISALLITLILLFAYQGERIISQPLDIIFIAIPLIIQTYFIFGIAWFGGKWIGLPYQVCAPGSMIGASNFFELAVAVAIALFGLQSGAALVTVVGVLIEVPVMLSLVRFANSKRASY